In a genomic window of Tachysurus vachellii isolate PV-2020 chromosome 13, HZAU_Pvac_v1, whole genome shotgun sequence:
- the hmgn6 gene encoding high mobility group nucleosome binding domain 6 — protein MPKRKQQGAEGDAKEEPQRRSARLSARPAPPKSEPKAKKPAKKDKVVKDKKEDKKNKGKARESTEPEANEENHSENGEAKSNAVEETPAENKEEAKSE, from the exons ATGCCGAAAAGAAAG CAACAGGGTGCTGAGGGTGATGCAAAGGAAGAG CCTCAAAGAAGATCTGCACGGTTATCTGCA AGACCGGCTCCTCCAAAATCTGAACCAAAGGCAAAAAAGCCAGCTAAG aaagacaaagtGGTTAAAGACAAGAAAGAGGACAAAAAGAACAAGGGGAAGGCTAGGGAGTCTACAGAGCCAGAGGCGAATGAAGAGAATCACTCAGAAAATGGAGAAGCCAAGAGCAATGCG GTCGAGGAGACTCCAGCAGAAAATAAGGAGGAGGCAAAGTCTGAGTAG